One segment of Gadus chalcogrammus isolate NIFS_2021 chromosome 8, NIFS_Gcha_1.0, whole genome shotgun sequence DNA contains the following:
- the LOC130388154 gene encoding uncharacterized protein K02A2.6-like codes for MNEEIKTFISKCDICKSVDPKQQRETLHPHNRASRPWAKGIPDIVISDNGPQFASQEFQHFRQKWGFEHKTSSRGYRQSNGKAESAVRTAKCLMLKAAAARQDLYLAMLDHRNTPSQGFNTCPAQRILSRRARTLLPKKDTLLKPEVTHKEQELEYNRQRQLSTTAAQQMTWTF; via the exons ATGAACGAGGAGATCAAGACCTTCATCTCCAAATGTGACATATGTAAGTCAGTGGACCCAAAGCAACAAAGAGAGACACTACACCCACATAACAGGGCCAGCAGACCCTGGGCCAAG GGGATTCCTGACATTGTAATCTCGGATAACGGACCCCAGTTTGCATCACAAGAGTTTCAGCACTTCAGGCAGAAGTGGGGCTTTGAACACAAGACATCGTCGCGGGGATACCGGCAGAGCAATGGAAAGGCGGAGTCAGCGGTGAGGACAGCCAAGTGCCTGATGCTGAAGGCTGCAGCAGCGAGACAGGATCTGTACTTGGCCATGCTGGATCATCGCAACACACCGAGCCAGGGTTTCAACACATGCCCGGCACAAAGAATCCTAAGCAGGAGGGCCAGGACCCTGCTTCCCAAAAAGGACACTCTGTTGAAGCCAGAGGTAACACACAAAGAACAGGAACTGGAATACAACAGACAGAGACAGTTAAGTACTACAGCCGCACAGCAAATGACATGGACATTCTGA